A genomic stretch from Hemibagrus wyckioides isolate EC202008001 linkage group LG02, SWU_Hwy_1.0, whole genome shotgun sequence includes:
- the arl6ip1 gene encoding ADP-ribosylation factor-like protein 6-interacting protein 1 produces MAEGDNKSANLLAQETSQLEEQLQGWGEVILAGDQFLRWEKPWFPAVLVGSTTVLFLLVYYLDPSVLTGLSCTVMVLCLADYLVPTLAPRIFGSNKWTTEQQQRFHQICGNLVKTQRRVLGWWKRLFALKEEKPKMYFLSVISTLVVVAWIGQQVHNLFLTYLIVNFLLLLPGLNQHGIITKYAGMVKREVNKLLKQKEKKNE; encoded by the exons ATGGCGGAGGGCGATAATAAAAGTGCTAATTTGTTG GCTCAGGAGACGTCTCAGCTCGAGGAGCAGCTGCAGGGATGGGGAGAGGTCATCTTAGCCGGGGATCAGTTCCTGCGCTGGGAGAAGCCCTGGTTCCCCGCTGTGCTGGTGGGCAGCACCACCGTGCTCTTCCT ACTTGTCTACTACCTGGACCCGTCTGTGCTGACCGGACTGTCTTGCACCGTCATGGTTCTGTGTCTGGCTGATTACCTGGTGCCCACCCTCGCCCCACGCATCTTTGGCTCCAACAAATG GACCACCGAGCAGCAGCAGCGCTTCCATCAGATCTGTGGGAACCTGGTGAAGACGCAGCGCCGTGTGCTGGGGTGGTGGAAACGCCTGTTTGCCCTCAAGGAGGAAAAGCCCAAGATG TACTTCTTGTCGGTGATCAGCACTCTGGTGGTCGTGGCCTGGATCGGACAGCAGGTCCATAACCTCTTCCTGACTTACCTGATTG tgaacTTCCTTCTGCTGCTGCCCGGCCTGAACCAACATGGCATCATCACCAAGTACGCCGGCATGGTTAAGAGGGAGGTCAACAAACTGCTCAagcagaaggagaagaaaaacgagtga
- the elob gene encoding elongin-B: MCCDVRGALWERGRLAAGRAMDVFLMIRRHKTTIFTDAKESTTVYELKRIVEGILKRAPEEQKLYKDDMLLEDSKTLGDYGFTNQTARPQAPATVGLAFRISDDVFEPLRVDAFSSPPELPDVMKPQDSGSTANEQAVQ, from the exons atgtgttgtgatgttcgcGGTGCACTGTGGGAAAGAGGAAGACTAGCAGCCGGCAGAGCAATG GACGTGTTCCTGATGATCCGACGTCACAAGACCACCATCTTCACAGACGCCAAGGAGTCCACCACAGTGTACGAGCTGAAGCGCATCGTCGAGGGGATCCTGAAGAGAGCACCTGAGGAACAGAAACTCTACAAg gatgACATGTTGTTAGAAGACAGTAAGACACTGGGAGATTATGGATTCACAAACCAGACAGCGAGACCTCAGGCTCCGGCTACAGTGGGACTCGCCTTCCGTATCAGCG aCGATGTGTTCGAGCCACTGCGTGTGGACGCTTTCTCCAGTCCTCCAGAGCTGCCAGATGTGATGAAGCCCCAGGACTCGGGCAGCACGGCTAACGAGCAGGCCGTCCAGTGA
- the LOC131369842 gene encoding uncharacterized protein LOC131369842 — translation MATEARARERAATMPPGKLWKGRPLHQTTLCLGDQTPCYSTTHTQSFCGRRDDGQPLVFLLRDPCYPSQHRRALDLRNVLDSVSSTHSRDVHSPKDITPHDVLRSLRDRNWTRNHEGLDMKEVTNPPGDTAYRSSYRSDHCATETSARCQQASGRPTDWHRHNVLTGEERAPAGPGEPRRKCVEREMCASHRWEGDCTSLRLY, via the exons atggcaacagagGCACGCGCACGCGAGCGAGCCGCCACGATGCCTCCAGG TAAGCTGTGGAAGGGACGACCGCTGCATCAGACCACGCTCTGTCTGGGAGATCAGACACCCTGttactccaccacacacacccag AGTTTCTGTGGAAGGAGAGATGATGGCCAGCCGCTGGTCTTCCTCCTGAGAGATCCATGTTATCCCTCACAGCATCGCCGCGCTCTGGACCTCAGGAATGTCTTGGACAGTGTCTCCTCCACGCACTCGAGAGACGTCCACAGCCCCAAAGACATCACACCG CACGATGTCCTTAGGAGTCTGAGAGACAGGAACTGGACTCGGAACCATGAAGGTCTGGACATGAAAGAAGTGACCAATCCTCCAGGAGACACAGCTTATAGGAGCTCGTATCGCTCAGATCACTGTGCCACTGAGACCAGCGCTCGGTGCCAGCAGGCGTCCGGTCGACCCACTGACTGGCACCGACACAATGTCCTCACAG gagaggagagagcaCCGGCAGGTCCTGGGGAGCCGAGAAGGAAATGTGTGGAGAGGGAGATGTGTGCTTCTCACCGCTGGGAAGGCGACTGCACCTCGCTGCGGCTGTACTGA